A part of Babylonia areolata isolate BAREFJ2019XMU chromosome 6, ASM4173473v1, whole genome shotgun sequence genomic DNA contains:
- the LOC143282811 gene encoding uncharacterized protein LOC143282811 encodes MKRFFVFSAVLVLVILMNVKRLMGEDCTYERNGKPDHYFDNYTEVFYDLGCGHLCRLNVSDDLEVASLKFIFPNRTEPVNCSWVIPGFANGGLSTVMFFEQTKPESLTHDVLCDQSSPSLSLWDSYSAGETEETTYSICRNPEENRPEAYSRRSSRLGSFDTLMTLTNYHAQPFEERVLLKYVTVDWSEDCVQHYREITVDLGWYNTTSLGFHWFTSNLRLPNEMHCRWKLVSEAAASPNYMIRLRVALLRNASLQGYCVDDDRVDLKDSSSSANVISFHFCADPHPFFFYSLTGFIYIDFYSGPELGAPQFELSYSTMERCPVSPLDVDTDLVENVVYGLTDGSQASTCRWRLYTNWTNNVIMLTRVLCTGDGGHLDVDQGPNVRRVPLCQLPATLFPLWSDRPSMALDLISGSPEVSIFYKNVPKVPACQGLPVQAKAVPRVHGSGTIDLEPHRTHREVSAPDCRWQVHPSPQMASTDQYVAEVVVSDSLNFRYPSVTTARWMISGFRAYPGTVRNESSALRPDCQFSSKSVDCTFISTTPSLLLVYDPSLSTSPIPIKIVTYTFREIKKVSSGQTGSALPGPWHALLLLSCSLVALRFSF; translated from the exons ATGAAAAGATTTTTCGTTTTCTCCGCTGTCCTCGTCCTTGTCATTCTGATGAATGTGAAGCGACTTATGGGCGAAGACTG CACTTACGAGAGAAATGGCAAGCCCGACCACTACTTCGACAACTACACGGAGGTCTTCTACGACCTGGGCTGCGGGCACCTCTGTAGGCTGAACGTATCCGATGACCTGGAAGTGGCCAGCCTCAAGTTCATCTTCCCGAACCGAACCGAGCCGGTCAACTGCAGCTGGGTCATCCCTGGCTTTGCGAACGGCGGCCTGAGCACGGTGATGTTTTTCGAGCAGACCAAGCCGGAGTCTTTGACGCACGACGTCCTTTGTGACCAATCCTCGCCTTCCCTGTCCCTGTGGGATAGCTACTCGGCCGGCGAGACCGAGGAGACCACTTACAGCATCTGCAGGAACCCGGAGGAGAACAGGCCCGAAGCATACAGCAGGAGATCCAGCAGGCTGGGCAGCTTCGACACTCTGATGACGCTGACCAACTACCACGCCCAGCCGTTCGAGGAACGGGTTCTGCTGAAGTACGTCACGGTGGACTGGTCAGAGGACTGCGTCCAGCACTATCGCGAGATCACCGTTGATCTGGGGTGGTACAACACGACGAGCTTGGGGTTTCACTGGTTCACGTCCAACCTCAGGCTGCCCAACGAAATGCACTGCCGCTGGAAACTCGTCTCCGAGGCGGCGGCGTCTCCCAATTATATGATCCGACTGAGGGTGGCGCTCTTGAGGAACGCCTCGTTGCAAGGATACTGCGTGGACGACGACCGTGTCGATCTGAAGGACAGCTCTTCCAGTGCTAACGTCATTAGTTTCCACTTCTGTGCCGACCCGcatcccttcttcttctactctctcACCGGCTTCATTTACATCGACTTTTACTCCGGCCCAGAGCTGGGAGCTCCGCAGTTCGAGTTGTCCTATTCCACGATGGAGCGCTGCCCTGTCAGCCCTCTGGACGTGGACACCGACCTGGTGGAGAACGTGGTGTACGGCCTGACCGACGGCTCTCAGGCGAGCACGTGCAGGTGGAGGCTGTACACCAACTGGACCAACAACGTCATCATGCTGACCCGCGTGCTCTGCACAGGAGACGGCGGTCATCTGGACGTGGACCAGGGGCCCAACGTCCGCCGGGTCCCGCTGTGCCAACTTCCCGCCACGCTTTTCCCGCTGTGGAGCGACCGGCCCAGCATGGCCCTCGACCTGATCAGCGGCAGTCCGGAAGTGAGCATCTTCTACAAGAACGTGCCCAAGGTGCCCGCCTGTCAGGGTCTGCCCGTGCAGGCTAAGGCCGTGCCCAGGGTTCACGGGTCCGGAACGATCGACCTTGAACCCCACAGGACTCACCGCGAGGTCAGCGCCCCCGACTGCCGCTGGCAGGTCCACCCGTCCCCTCAGA TGGCCAGTACTGACCAGTACGTAGCCGAGGTGGTGGTGTCCGACTCGCTCAACTTCAGGTACCCTAGTGTGACCACCGCCCGCTGGATGATCTCTGGCTTCCGGGCCTACCCAGGGACCGTCCGCAACGAGTCGTCCGCGCTGCGCCCCGACTGCCAGTTCTCCAGCAAGTCCGTGGACTGCACCTTCATCAGCACTACCCCCAGTCTTCTGCTGGTGTACGACCCCAGTCTCTCTACTTCTCCCATCCCCATCAAAATCGTCACCTACACCTTCCGGGAAATCAAGAAAGTCAGTTCCGGTCAAACCGGAAGCGCGTTGCCGGGACCCTGGCatgcgctgttgctgttgtcgtgttCGTTGGTGGCGCTGAGGTTTTCTTTCTGA